A section of the Triticum dicoccoides isolate Atlit2015 ecotype Zavitan chromosome 7A, WEW_v2.0, whole genome shotgun sequence genome encodes:
- the LOC119329360 gene encoding uncharacterized protein LOC119329360 has protein sequence MAGNRRRRRRGRARPQQAAEPSPPPAPASLSSSREVAVAARPSKKICDASGSISSPSSGSHAWENLLDSLLHQIISLISSFHDLLAFRGTCHSWHAAASSFPSAYTFSFPPLHLKPDVSQESYNSDRKSQLVDPAKKSLSHRCSAPGITPHPMRYLGCSYGYLIFSDRRHCHLVDVYTGTKVKPPKFQSESNTLIYFGILTAPLNSPNSRLILFSRISMLQWQVGTNSWTEHPHVGELIHQIVLFKGQMFAMDFVQRLHTIHIAPELSMQEVAVMWEQSMLVGLHSKPWLVVCGDMLLLVDLSVSMDQLFGFPGTFQVFRLDFSVEPAKWVKMDKLDNWALFLTNDRRNPTLSCMNPERWGGKSNYIYVPTKSEDFDEPWTAIEVGQPVPSSTHRMSFSSAATAHCSPLNSLWVLPSLVYGVDQ, from the coding sequence GGAAGTTGCTGTTGCAGCAAGGCCCTCTAAGAAAATCTGTGATGCCTCTGGATCTATTTCCTCACCTTCGTCAGGATCTCATGCCTGGGAAAACCTTCTAGACAGCCTGCTCCACCAAATCATTTCTCTCATTAGCTCATTCCATGACTTGCTTGCTTTCCGCGGCACCTGTCACTCATGGCATGCTGCAGCCTCTTCCTTCCCATCTGCATATACCTTCAgcttcccacccctccacctcaaaCCAGATGTAAGCCAAGAGAGTTACAACTCTGATCGCAAATCGCAGCTTGTTGATCCTGCTAAGAAAAGTTTATCCCATCGTTGTTCAGCGCCTGGAATTACTCCACATCCCATGCGCTATCTGGGCTGCTCATATGGTTATCTTATCTTCTCTGATAGGAGACACTGCCATCTCGTCGATGTGTACACTGGCACAAAGGTGAAGCCGCCAAAATTCCAATCTGAGAGTAACACTTTGATCTACTTTGGCATCCTTACGGCTCCACTAAATTCGCCCAATTCACGTCTCATCCTTTTCTCGAGAATCTCCATGCTCCAGTGGCAGGTTGGAACAAATTCCTGGACAGAGCACCCTCATGTTGGTGAACTCATCCATCAGATTGTGCTCTTCAAAGGCCAGATGTTTGCCATGGACTTTGTTCAAAGGCTACATACCATACACATAGCACCTGAGCTCAGCATGCAGGAAGTAGCAGTTATGTGGGAACAGAGCATGCTCGTAGGCCTGCATTCTAAGCCATGGTTGGTGGTCTGTGGTGACATGCTTCTCTTGGTAGATCTCTCGGTAAGCATGGACCAACTGTTTGGCTTTCCTGGCACCTTTCAAGTCTTCCGCCTCGACTTCTCAGTTGAACCAGCTAAGTGGGTGAAGATGGATAAGTTGGACAATTGGGCTCTCTTCCTTACCAATGATAGGAGAAACCCTACACTTTCTTGCATGAACCCTGAAAGATGGGGTGGAAAGAGTAACTATATTTATGTTCCAACAAAATCAGAAGATTTTGATGAGCCATGGACTGCAATAGAGGTTGGACAGCCGGTGCCCAGCTCGACTCACCGTATGTCATTCAGTTCCGCAGCCACTGCCCATTGCAGTCCACTAAATAGCCTCTGGGTGCTTCCCAGTTTGGTCTACGGGGTTGACCAGTGA
- the LOC119329362 gene encoding avenin-like a3, which yields MKTMFILALLAFTATSAVAQLYTTCSQGYGQCQQQPQPQPQMNTCAAFLQQCIQTPYVQSQMWQASSCQLMRQQCCQPLAQISEQARCQAVCSVSQIIMRQQQGQRFGQPQQQQGQSFGQPQQQVPVEIMRMVLQTLPSMCSVNIPQYCTTTPCSTITPAIYSIPMTATCAGGAC from the coding sequence ATGAAGACCATGTTCATCCTCGCTCTCCTCGCCTTCACGGCGACAAGCGCAGTTGCGCAGCTGTACACTACCTGTAGCCAGGGCTACGGGCAATGCCAGCAGCAGCCGCAGCCACAGCCGCAGATGAACACATGCGCTGCTTTCCTGCAGCAGTGCATCCAGACACCATATGTCCAGTCACAGATGTGGCAGGCAAGCAGTTGCCAGTTGATGCGGCAACAGTGCTGCCAGCCGCTGGCCCAGATCTCGGAGCAGGCTCGGTGCCAGGCCGTCTGTAGCGTGTCACAGATCATCATGCGGCAGCAGCAAGGGCAACGTTTCGGCCAGCCTCAGCAGCAGCAAGGGCAAAGTTTCGGCCAGCCTCAGCAGCAGGTTCCGGTTGAGATAATGAGGATGGTGCTTCAGACCCTTCCGTCAATGTGCAGCGTGAACATCCCACAATATTGCACCACCACCCCGTGCAGCACCATCACCCCCGCCATCTACAGCATCCCCATGACAGCTACCTGTGCTGGTGGTGCCTGCTAA